Proteins from a single region of Chlamydia buteonis:
- a CDS encoding polysaccharide deacetylase family protein: protein MLIVLAFRQVFFSKQPHLLEKLLRYLLLLKQSYPLVLPGEPINKLSLMITFDYASVDFYAHIFPFLQTHNIPAVVGIAWRYVAENSAQTLPLSYRLAPSEALAFQDEVFAKHQPFCSQQELQALADSPFIQLASSGFAIRNLQNKPPYLATEIFLSKYSIEKALGQKPLGFFYPFGKYDHVCEQTVKKYYPFSFVLGDIINMKNKNHRIYRLDMTRSAYTLPSPIHNPHYVKNWLIDRCQQMRLRWHPYSKEHIEFQGSSPQ, encoded by the coding sequence ATGCTGATTGTTTTAGCTTTCCGCCAAGTTTTCTTTTCTAAACAGCCACACTTATTAGAAAAATTACTCCGGTATTTATTACTTCTTAAACAGTCTTATCCCTTAGTGCTCCCCGGAGAACCAATCAACAAGTTATCCCTTATGATAACTTTTGATTATGCCTCTGTGGATTTCTATGCTCATATCTTCCCTTTCCTACAGACTCATAATATTCCAGCCGTTGTGGGAATTGCTTGGAGATATGTTGCTGAAAATTCTGCTCAAACTCTTCCTCTTTCATATCGTTTAGCCCCTAGCGAAGCCTTGGCTTTCCAAGATGAAGTATTTGCAAAACATCAACCATTTTGCTCACAACAAGAGTTACAGGCACTCGCTGATTCTCCTTTTATACAACTAGCTTCATCAGGATTTGCTATTCGAAATTTACAGAATAAACCGCCCTATCTCGCTACAGAAATCTTCCTATCAAAGTATTCTATAGAAAAAGCCTTGGGGCAAAAACCTCTAGGATTTTTCTACCCTTTTGGCAAATATGATCACGTATGCGAACAAACAGTAAAGAAGTACTATCCTTTTTCTTTTGTTTTAGGTGATATCATAAATATGAAAAACAAGAACCACAGGATTTATCGTCTAGATATGACGCGTTCTGCGTACACATTGCCTAGTCCTATCCATAACCCACACTATGTCAAAAACTGGTTAATAGATAGATGTCAACAAATGCGTTTACGTTGGCACCCTTATTCTAAAGAACACATCGAATTTCAAGGAAGCTCCCCTCAATAA
- the sufB gene encoding Fe-S cluster assembly protein SufB, which produces MSQSIEDFLHNHEDYPYGFVTPIESEGLTRGLSEETIIKISQLRNEPSFILDFRLKAYQHWKKLQEPAWARLNYHPIDYDSIVYFSAPKQKNPLGRLEEADPEILETFKKLGIPLDEQKRLLNVQNVAVDLVFDSVSIGTTFKEALDKAGVIFCSMNEAIREYPELVKKYLGSVVSYRDNYFAALNAAVFSDGSFVYIPKGVRCPMEISTYFRINDKESGQFERTLIIAEDDSYVSYLEGCTAPSYSSNQLHAAVVELVAHERAVVHYSTVQNWFSGDRRTGKGGIYNFVTKRGLCAGYKSKISWSQVEVGAAITWKYPSCILRGKESVGEFYSIALTNGKMQADTGTKMIHVGEKTTSTIVSKGISSEESHNTFRSLVSISEGAVGSRNHTQCDSMLIGRECGAYTDPKISVENSRSSVEHEATTSKLRADQLMYLRSRGLSTEEAVSLVVHGFCREIIDQLPLEFAREASKLLFVKLENSVG; this is translated from the coding sequence ATGAGCCAATCTATAGAAGATTTTTTACATAATCATGAGGACTATCCTTATGGTTTCGTCACACCTATAGAGTCAGAGGGGTTAACTCGGGGTCTGAGTGAAGAAACAATAATAAAAATCTCTCAGCTGCGCAATGAGCCTTCTTTCATTTTAGATTTCCGTTTAAAAGCCTATCAACATTGGAAAAAGCTACAAGAGCCTGCGTGGGCTAGACTAAATTATCATCCGATAGATTATGACAGCATAGTCTATTTTTCTGCTCCAAAGCAAAAAAATCCTTTAGGGCGTTTGGAAGAAGCTGATCCTGAAATTTTAGAAACTTTTAAGAAATTGGGGATTCCTCTAGATGAGCAAAAGCGTTTATTAAACGTTCAAAATGTTGCTGTAGATTTAGTTTTTGATTCAGTGTCTATAGGAACAACATTTAAGGAAGCTTTGGATAAGGCGGGTGTGATTTTTTGCTCGATGAATGAGGCGATTCGAGAATATCCAGAGTTAGTAAAAAAATATTTAGGCTCGGTTGTTTCTTATAGGGACAACTACTTCGCGGCTTTGAATGCTGCAGTGTTTAGTGATGGTTCTTTTGTATATATTCCAAAGGGCGTGCGTTGTCCCATGGAGATATCTACGTATTTTAGGATTAATGACAAAGAATCGGGTCAGTTTGAGCGTACATTGATTATTGCTGAGGATGATTCTTATGTGAGTTATCTTGAAGGGTGTACAGCTCCATCATATTCTTCGAATCAGCTGCATGCAGCTGTTGTAGAATTAGTGGCGCATGAACGAGCGGTCGTGCATTATTCTACCGTGCAAAATTGGTTTTCTGGAGATAGGAGAACTGGCAAGGGTGGAATTTATAATTTTGTAACGAAGCGCGGGTTGTGTGCGGGTTACAAATCAAAGATCTCTTGGTCCCAAGTTGAAGTTGGAGCGGCAATTACTTGGAAGTATCCTAGTTGTATTTTGAGGGGGAAAGAAAGTGTAGGGGAGTTTTACTCTATCGCTTTAACAAATGGAAAAATGCAAGCTGATACTGGGACGAAGATGATTCATGTGGGGGAAAAAACAACTTCGACAATAGTTTCTAAAGGAATTTCTTCAGAGGAGTCGCATAACACCTTTAGGAGTCTTGTTTCTATTTCTGAAGGAGCTGTTGGAAGTCGTAATCACACACAATGTGATTCGATGCTAATTGGCCGGGAGTGTGGAGCTTATACAGATCCTAAAATTTCTGTAGAAAACTCCCGATCGTCTGTTGAACATGAGGCTACAACATCGAAATTGCGAGCAGATCAATTAATGTATTTGCGTAGTAGGGGGTTGAGTACTGAAGAGGCTGTGAGTTTAGTAGTTCACGGTTTTTGCCGTGAAATTATCGACCAGCTACCTTTAGAGTTTGCTCGAGAAGCTTCGAAATTATTGTTTGTTAAGTTGGAAAATAGCGTGGGGTAG
- the sufC gene encoding Fe-S cluster assembly ATPase SufC — translation MLHIQNLHVCCEDVKILDYLNLHIHPGELHIIMGPNGAGKSTFAKVLSGDDSLSIISGEISLLGQDLLEKAPEERAHMGLFIGFQQPPEIPGVNNRLFLKDAYNACRRSRQEEEMAEVEFDMLLSSVSETYEFASFEHFLQRNINEGFSGGERKKNEIWQMLVLEPEMILLDEPDSGLDVDALRFICKTIEKYRELHPKSAICIVTHNPKLGSLLEPDHVHILLEGKIACSGGVSLMRELEEKSYHEVLARSSWG, via the coding sequence ATGCTACATATACAAAACTTACACGTATGTTGTGAGGATGTTAAAATCCTGGATTATTTAAATTTGCATATTCATCCGGGGGAATTACATATAATTATGGGCCCTAATGGAGCAGGAAAATCTACCTTCGCGAAAGTGCTGTCGGGAGATGATAGTCTATCTATTATTTCTGGAGAAATAAGCTTATTGGGTCAGGATCTTTTAGAAAAAGCTCCTGAAGAGCGAGCTCATATGGGATTGTTTATAGGATTCCAACAACCTCCAGAAATTCCTGGGGTGAATAATAGGCTTTTTCTAAAAGATGCCTACAATGCTTGTAGGCGTTCTCGGCAAGAAGAAGAGATGGCAGAGGTTGAATTCGATATGTTATTGTCTTCTGTATCGGAGACTTATGAATTTGCATCCTTTGAGCATTTCTTACAACGAAATATCAACGAAGGGTTTTCCGGAGGGGAGAGAAAGAAAAACGAAATTTGGCAAATGCTTGTTTTAGAACCGGAAATGATACTATTAGATGAGCCTGATTCAGGGTTGGACGTTGATGCTTTAAGATTCATATGTAAAACCATTGAGAAATATCGCGAACTCCATCCTAAAAGTGCCATCTGCATAGTTACGCATAACCCCAAGTTGGGCAGTCTTCTCGAGCCTGACCATGTACATATTCTTTTAGAAGGTAAGATAGCCTGTTCAGGAGGGGTTTCTTTAATGCGAGAGCTAGAAGAAAAGAGTTATCACGAAGTCTTGGCACGCTCTTCTTGGGGGTAA
- a CDS encoding SufS family cysteine desulfurase codes for MVFRIKEDFPIFSNKKLQGESYIYLDSAATTHKPKKVIDAITDFYSSTYATVNRNVYTSSKVTTTNYNAVRGKVREWIQAAYDEEIIFTRGTTAALNLLAISANDAFIPEGGVVLVSEVEHHANVLSWELACRRRGSCVKKVAVDNSGYIDLEHLEALLKAGAVFVSIAHVNNVTGCIQPLKEIASLAHKYGAYVAVDGAQGVAHASVDVVDWDVDFYAFSGHKMYAPTGLGVLYGKKELLEKLPPVEGGGDMVSIYDSERPEYLPAPLKFEAGTPPIASILGLGAAIDYLQSLPDSVYQKEEELTYYLYKELMTISGMQILGPEVDQTRGALISFKVEGAHPFDIGCLLDLQGIAVRTGHQCAQPAMTRWNLGHVLRVSLGLYNDKEDIDTFLSALRVILNKVRV; via the coding sequence ATGGTGTTTAGGATAAAAGAAGACTTTCCTATTTTTTCTAATAAAAAGCTTCAGGGGGAGTCCTACATTTACCTTGACTCTGCTGCTACTACGCATAAACCTAAGAAAGTGATAGACGCGATTACAGATTTTTACAGTAGTACCTATGCTACCGTAAATCGTAATGTTTATACTTCTTCGAAGGTGACGACGACAAATTATAACGCTGTTCGTGGGAAAGTTCGCGAATGGATACAAGCTGCATATGATGAAGAGATAATTTTTACTCGGGGAACTACAGCAGCATTGAATCTATTAGCCATATCCGCAAATGACGCTTTCATTCCTGAGGGTGGTGTGGTGTTGGTTTCTGAAGTAGAGCATCATGCAAATGTATTGTCATGGGAATTAGCCTGCCGTAGACGTGGATCTTGTGTTAAAAAAGTTGCTGTTGACAATTCGGGTTATATAGATTTAGAACACTTAGAGGCCTTGCTCAAAGCAGGGGCTGTGTTTGTAAGCATAGCCCACGTGAATAACGTTACAGGGTGTATCCAACCTCTAAAGGAAATAGCCAGTCTCGCTCATAAATATGGTGCGTATGTAGCTGTGGACGGAGCACAGGGAGTAGCTCATGCTTCTGTAGATGTTGTTGATTGGGATGTAGATTTCTATGCTTTTTCAGGTCATAAAATGTATGCGCCTACAGGTTTAGGAGTGTTGTATGGTAAGAAGGAGTTGTTAGAAAAGCTTCCTCCTGTAGAAGGTGGAGGCGATATGGTCTCCATTTATGATAGTGAACGTCCAGAATATCTTCCCGCACCGTTAAAATTTGAGGCGGGAACACCGCCTATAGCTTCTATTTTAGGATTAGGAGCAGCTATAGATTACTTACAATCTTTGCCAGACTCCGTATATCAGAAAGAAGAAGAGTTGACGTATTATTTGTACAAAGAATTGATGACAATTTCGGGTATGCAGATATTAGGGCCAGAGGTGGATCAAACTCGCGGCGCTTTGATAAGTTTCAAGGTTGAAGGTGCGCATCCTTTCGATATAGGTTGTTTATTGGATCTTCAAGGGATAGCCGTCCGTACAGGGCATCAATGTGCACAACCTGCCATGACCCGATGGAATTTGGGTCATGTTCTTAGAGTGTCATTGGGATTATATAATGATAAGGAAGATATTGATACTTTCTTGTCAGCTTTACGTGTTATTTTGAATAAAGTGCGAGTATAG
- the sufD gene encoding Fe-S cluster assembly protein SufD encodes MLGFLEHTFPIVKDSPIHQAAQAYYEKYSQLESFKAIFRSYPWFKNLAESPEDYHVANGGSETTKQHWLHHKNSLSCECILINGKYESSLSQLPEGVLSMTLKEARSVFSAFIKKYTLDTHPLAFLNSVCAQEEGVVIYIPEEFQVNEPICIRHICSSTSKSDKVIYSPRIIVIVGKHSSCRVFVSHHTERESGVAESFAIVNGLTEVFVSEGAELSLMMQPKYINEERVSWAHIATIEEQGACSIHQHLQEHVGGYGWFDNTFSMIGNRAHGESLVSALSPKKTWVRNLMYHDAERTTSRQNIKSILSSGHFLFEGGIHITTHGVFSDAYQKHDTLLLSDDACVTTFPRLEILTDDVKASHGATVGPLDPQQIFYMQSRGMTREEAQKKLVQGFLSIEPCPEVFPKLSEQMQSQEITKEYSIDGV; translated from the coding sequence ATGTTAGGTTTTTTAGAGCATACCTTTCCTATAGTTAAGGACTCTCCTATTCATCAAGCAGCTCAAGCATATTATGAGAAATACTCTCAATTAGAGTCTTTCAAAGCGATTTTTCGTAGTTACCCATGGTTTAAAAATTTGGCAGAGTCTCCTGAGGACTATCATGTTGCTAATGGAGGGTCAGAAACAACAAAACAACACTGGTTACACCATAAGAACTCTTTGTCTTGTGAATGCATTTTAATTAATGGCAAATATGAGTCATCACTTTCTCAACTGCCTGAGGGAGTATTATCGATGACATTAAAAGAAGCTCGGTCTGTCTTTTCCGCGTTTATTAAAAAATACACCTTGGATACGCATCCCCTAGCATTTCTTAATTCCGTGTGTGCTCAAGAAGAAGGCGTGGTTATTTATATTCCCGAAGAATTTCAGGTGAATGAGCCTATATGTATACGTCATATATGTTCTTCGACTTCTAAAAGTGATAAGGTGATCTACTCTCCAAGGATTATTGTGATTGTAGGGAAGCATTCTAGCTGTCGTGTATTTGTATCTCATCATACTGAGAGAGAAAGCGGTGTTGCTGAAAGTTTTGCTATTGTAAACGGTCTGACGGAGGTATTTGTATCTGAAGGCGCGGAACTGTCTTTAATGATGCAGCCTAAGTACATTAATGAAGAGAGGGTAAGTTGGGCGCATATAGCGACTATCGAGGAGCAAGGAGCTTGTTCTATACATCAACATCTGCAAGAACATGTGGGTGGTTATGGATGGTTTGACAATACCTTTTCAATGATAGGAAATCGCGCTCATGGGGAATCTTTAGTTTCTGCCCTATCTCCAAAAAAGACTTGGGTAAGAAACCTAATGTATCATGATGCTGAGAGGACAACATCAAGACAGAATATCAAATCGATATTGTCTTCTGGTCATTTTCTTTTTGAGGGAGGTATTCATATCACAACCCATGGGGTGTTTTCCGATGCTTATCAAAAACATGATACTCTGTTGCTTAGTGATGATGCTTGTGTAACAACCTTTCCAAGATTAGAAATTCTTACTGATGATGTCAAAGCTTCTCACGGAGCTACTGTAGGACCATTAGATCCTCAACAGATATTTTATATGCAATCGCGAGGAATGACGCGAGAGGAAGCACAAAAAAAGCTGGTTCAAGGATTTTTATCTATAGAACCATGTCCAGAGGTTTTCCCTAAACTGTCCGAGCAAATGCAATCTCAAGAAATTACTAAGGAGTATTCTATAGATGGTGTTTAG